DNA from Metabacillus flavus:
AAAAGCATACATGGATCCGAAAGCGCGTGTACAGCCGCTTCATAGTACTAGTTTGTTTGAGAAATAATAAGAAAGAGGGCGGTCATGATGACCGCCCTCTTTCTTTTATCCCATTTTTCTTTTATCCCATCTGCATTCTTGCCTGGCATCCGGTGGATTCGGGGGGTTTGCCTGGCATTCATGGGTCTGGACGGTTTGCCTGGCATTCTTGCCTGGCATCCACGAGTCTGGACGGTTTGCCTGGCATTCTTGCCTGGCATCCATGAGTCTGGACGGTTTGCCTGGCATTCTTGCCTGGCATCCATGAGTCTGGACGGTTTGCCTGGCATTCTTGCCTGGCATCCATGAATTTTGGCCGTTTGCCTGGCATTCTTGCCTGGCATTCATGAATTTTGGCCGTTTGCCTGGCATTCTTGCCTGGCATCCATGAGTCTGGACGGTTTGCCTGGCATTCTTGCCTGGCATCCATGAATTTTAGCCGTTTGCCTGGCATTCTTGCCTGGCATCCATGAATTTTGGCCGTTTGCCTGGCATTCTTGCCTGGCATTCATGAATTTTGGCCGTTTGCCTGGCATTCTTGCCTGGCATTCATGAATTTTGGCCGTTTGCCTGGCATTCTTGCCTGGCATCCACGAGTCTGGACGGTTTGCCTGGCATTCTTGCCTGGCAACCATGAGTTTCGGCCGTTTGCCTGGCATTCTTGCCTGGCATCCATGGGTTTTGGCTGTTTGCCTGGCATTCTTGCCTGGCAAGAATAAGTTTTGGCCGTTTGCCACGCATTGCAAAGTCATTGGCGGTTTTCATGGCACCAAGTAATTCAAGCAGTTTGATAGCCGGAAGTAATTTCTATACTAAACCCCTATATAATTTACAAATTTTTACATATATTCAACAGGTGTTTACGGCATGTTGTAGAATACTTCTTTAAAATAATGAAAGGCGGGAGTCTATGCCAAAGCCGCGAAATTGGAGTCTTAAACCTGGATCTATTTATCACATTGTATCAAGGGGAATACGAAAAACTGCTTTATTTGAAGATTACCGCGATAAAGACCACTATTTGAAAATCCTCCAGGAAGTCCAGCATAAATACCCCTTCAAGCTTCATTCCTTCTGTTTAATGAAAAATCATATTCATCTCCTAATTGAAGTTATACAACACCAGCCAAATGTGATTATGCAGCAGTTAAACTTTCGGTACGCCAGATATTTTAACTCCAGACACAACTTCAAAGGACATTTATTCGAAGGCAGATTTTACGCTGACCCCATTACTACCATCTCAAAATTCCTCAACACCACCCGCTATATTCACCTAAACCCCTACAAAGCCATGGCCGTCCAGCAGGCGGAAAACTACAAATGGAGCAGTTACCCTTATTTGGTCAAGAGCCTTGAATGCCCATTTCTCTATAAAGACAAAACTCTTAGTCATTTCCCCTATCCTCCCGAAGAAGGCTACAAACATTTCGTAGAAGAATTGAAATGGTATGAGAAAGAGGAAGTGAACGAAAAAAAGGCCCTGAAATAGGACCTTCTTGCATCAGCACTCTTCCGGAGTCCCCTTATTCGTCGCCGTCACAAACGATGACCCGCATCCGCATGAGGCAATCGCATTAGGATTGTCGATGGTAAAGCCGCCGCCCATCATGGATTGTTTGAAGTCGATCACGGTGCCTTTTAGTGCAAGGCTTTTCAGATAATTGTAGGGATTGATTCTATTCATTTAGGTTGTCTATTACTATCACCCATAACGGTGTATCTCACTTACTACATTTTACCTAAAGTATAAATAACTTACAATAGATACCTTTATATTCTCTTGAATTTTTCCGCACCCTTTCAGTCAATATTTAGCATATAAGAGTTTGAAGCTTTTCCTTTTCCATAATTTACGGAAATTAGGTTGAGTTGGGATAATTCTTTAAGACTGTTATTCACAGTCAAACGGTTCATCTTGCTCAACTCAGTTAGCTTATCCAGTGTGACGGAAATCGGCGCAATATCCGCATCCATTTCTTTAAAGATATATACCAATAACTTTTGAGACTTGTTTAACTCCAAATCATATATTTTCTTCATACACTCTTCCCTTTTTGGAGCATTATAAAAATTCAATGAAAACTCCAAATTCTGTGGTGGTACTTTTATAAGGAGCTTTTAAGCCTTTCAATGTCTCCTCTACATAGTAAGCAATCTCATCAGCATACACTTCCTTATTGCCTTCTATAAGAACTTCACCCTTATATTGTAAAGTAATTAAAGATTCCCCAACTTCCACTAGGATACCATTCAATGCTTTCACTCCCTCTTTAAAACCAATTTCTCTTCTCTTTGTAGTATAAAACTGATACCACTAAAAATCAACCCTTTACTCTGAACTTTTACAAATCCATACCAAATAATCTCTTCAAAGCCACTTTTATATCAGTTTTTTCATACATCTTTGACACATTAATAAAACCAAAATTCCATCCAATGTCTAGACTATTTCGCACCCTTACCATTGTTATTCGATAGAAACATAGACGCATATCAAGGTGATGAAACCAAGCAAAAACTCTAAAAGATGTCATCTTAACTGCATAATGACATCCCGTGTATGGCTTTTTATTAAAATATAAAGTCACGAACAAGAAAAACTCATTTACTAATTTTAACCAATGAATTACAATTTTATGGGTATCAAAACCCAAAAAACCATAGGAGGTAAAATGAAGACTTTAGTAAAATGGTTTCTATATTTTATGGCTATCTGCATCGTGCTTGCACTTATAATTTCTTTAGGATTGTTTGTCTTAGGAATAGGACTAATCGTATGGGCGGTAAAAATTCATCTCAAGAATAAGCAAATAGGTGTCAGAAGCAAAGCGCCCGCTATGATATCTGTGTTAGGTGTATTGATATTCTTTAGCCAGTTCTACGTTAATTCAGTGGTTTTTAAAGAAGATACTGTACCCGTTGCGGGAGAAGAACAAAAGACCTCAACATCTGCTCAAACTACTCAAGTTGCCACAATTGAAGAACCAAAATCAGAGTCAGAACCAGTCAAAGAAGAACCTGCCAATGTAGAAGCTGCTGCATCAGTAGCAACTCCAACTCCCAAAGTTAAAGTTGAAAAGGAAGTCCCTAAGCAAGCTACAGTGAAGGGTATTAACGGAATTGTGACAAGAGTTGTGGATGGAGATACAATAGAAGTTAAACTTTCTGATACAGGCAAGGTTGAAGACATTCGAATGATTCTAGTTGATACCCCTGAAACTAAACACCCTAGATTGGGAGTACAACCTTTCGGCAAGGAAGCGAGTAAATTCACTACTGACCAATTGAGCGGGAAAAATGTTGTACTCGAAAAGGATTTAACAGAGCGTGATAAATATGGAAGGGTACTAGCTTATGTTTGGGTAGATGGAGTTAACTTCAATAAGAGGTTGATTGAACAGGGTTATGCTCGATTAGCTGTATACCAACCAGACGTAAAGCATTTAGATGAGTTTAGGGCTGCTCAAACAAAGGCTCAAAAGACAGGTAAGGGTATCTGGAGCATTGAGGACTATGTGCTTGAGGATGGTTACAATACGCCTGAAAAGAAAAAGGAAGTAGCAAAGAAAGAAGAACCAAAAGCTGCTGTATCTAAAGTTGAAGAGAAGCCTAAAGACAGGGGTTCTTGTAATATTAAAGGAAATCAGAGTGGAATTTATCATGTGCCCGGTGGTCAATATTACGAAGTAACAAAGGCGGAAGAGATGTTTTGTTCGACTGCCGAAGCTGAGGCTGCTGGATATAGAGCATCTAAAAAATAAGGGATGACTTTCGCTTATAGCTTTAGATAATTAGAGAGCAAGAGTACATTCCACATTCATTCAGAAATAAACTTTAAACAGTCCAGTGCTAAAAACAAGAGTAATAAGGACACCTAATTATAATCAACTCTTGATGTATGAGACCGAACAAAGAAAGGGAGCAATAAAATGGAAAAAAACAAAATGAATATCCAAGAAGAGCAAGCGATATTAATAAAACCAGAAACACCGAGAGATGATGTGGAGACAATTTCAAACGTCAATGTGTGGGATATTAAAGTAATACCTTCCTTCATACTTTCAGCGTTATTCCTTTTTGTGGGGGCGTATAAATTATATGCATACTCAAACAGTGACCTAGGTGAACCAGTCAATGCTTATGTAGAAGGTGATGCTTATAATTTCATTATTAATGCAGGACAATCTACTGCTTATTTTGTCTTAGCTCTTATTTTCGTCGTACTTGGATGCACATTCTTAATATGTAATCAACTAAAAGAAAGTTTCAAAAAATGAGGAAATCTTTGAAGTTTGTCCTTCCCTTCTTTGCATTGCTAATTTTGATGTGTGGTTGCGGAGATAGGGATACTAATAAGCTAGATATAGACAAAAATATCTTTACTGAGGGAAAACAAATAGTAAAACTATATGCTAAAGCATATAACGAGGATGGAGAAGGTGAATCAGGAAGTAAAGCTCATGAGCTTGCAAATGCGTTTTTAGGAGATTATGAGACAGGGAATTATTCCTCTGAGGATGAGGAGTATTTTATAACTTTAATTAAGCTGCTTCAAACACAATATACTGTGTATGGGATAGCAGATTTCAATGAATCTCTATCAGGGGAAGATGAAGGGGTAGAAAGCGCTAAAGAAAAAGTAAAAGATAGCTTGCTAGAGATTAAGGAAACATTCGGTATCTCACTTGAATAGTAAAGCATCCTAAAAATCTAAAGTTCTAAACCGTGTCCAATAAATTAGAGAAACCCTTTCTATGTTGAGAAAGGGTTTTTAATATTCTTTTTACATAAAGCATTACTTAACATCTAAAATTATCTCTAGGTTCTCCCTGTACTCCTTGGGATATGTGCCGCTTACTTTAGCTTGGGCAATTGCGTCATATGCTAGTCGGTTGATTTCGTTCATTACTTTTTCATACTCAGTACCTATAAAGATGGCATGAAGAGGTTTTTGTTTACCACCGAATATCTCTATCAGTTTATTATTATTTTTTGGTGATAGTAGTTTATGAAAGAAGTCATACTGTATTTTAATTGCTAATCTTTCTGCATTTTCAGCAAATGCATTCTTATAGTCTTCCAATAATCCGCTCACTGTAACTATTTCTTTAGAAGTGTCTATGTGTTCAACAATCATGGCTGTATATATATATTGGATTCCGATTGCTTCAAAATACTTTTGTTCATCTTTTTTAAAGGCAAGGACAAAAGCATGCTTAGGTCTATAAAGTGTATCTTGATAGGTTACACTATGTTTATCATATAATTTTTTTATTTCTGTCCTAATCTTGTTCGCTTCCACAACATCTATAGGATTATGCTCTTCTTTGCCATCTTGTAAAATAACTGCATTAGTAACTTCTCTGTAAAACAAAATGCCATCGTCGTTCATTCTTTGTAAAACACTTTTTAAATGGTCTGTAATTCGCTTGCTTTCCCTTGGAATGATGTGCCAAAACATGGAATATCCTATTCTGTACTTTGGTTTAAGGTTATTGTAATGAGCAATCTGTTGATTAGCTAAAATCTTTTTACTTGCTTCATAAAGTGTTTCGCTCATTAGTCCTATATCAAATGCGAATTTCTTAAAAGTAGTGGTAGCAGGGCGAGGTGCTTCCTCTTGAAGATATGATACGACCAATCTTCTTACAATATCTTCATAAGGAATTTGTTTTTTGCCATTGTTTTTCCTGTTATCTTGTCGTACTGAAGGTGTGCTTTTTTTTCCAGTACAAGTTATAATTCTTTCAAAACCATCACCGCTTATTTCAACATTTCCCCAGTCAACTTTCATGTTCTCGATAAGCTGCTTTGTTTGATTTGCTCCAAGATTACCATTTCTCTTTACACTGGACTCTTTTTTTTGGTAGAAATGCTTTTTTAGAGCCTCATTGCTATAACAGC
Protein-coding regions in this window:
- a CDS encoding thermonuclease family protein; this encodes MKTLVKWFLYFMAICIVLALIISLGLFVLGIGLIVWAVKIHLKNKQIGVRSKAPAMISVLGVLIFFSQFYVNSVVFKEDTVPVAGEEQKTSTSAQTTQVATIEEPKSESEPVKEEPANVEAAASVATPTPKVKVEKEVPKQATVKGINGIVTRVVDGDTIEVKLSDTGKVEDIRMILVDTPETKHPRLGVQPFGKEASKFTTDQLSGKNVVLEKDLTERDKYGRVLAYVWVDGVNFNKRLIEQGYARLAVYQPDVKHLDEFRAAQTKAQKTGKGIWSIEDYVLEDGYNTPEKKKEVAKKEEPKAAVSKVEEKPKDRGSCNIKGNQSGIYHVPGGQYYEVTKAEEMFCSTAEAEAAGYRASKK
- a CDS encoding GntR family transcriptional regulator; amino-acid sequence: MKKIYDLELNKSQKLLVYIFKEMDADIAPISVTLDKLTELSKMNRLTVNNSLKELSQLNLISVNYGKGKASNSYMLNID